A region from the Chrysoperla carnea chromosome 4, inChrCarn1.1, whole genome shotgun sequence genome encodes:
- the LOC123298867 gene encoding cytochrome P450 4C1-like, with product MILIILEILILLASAIIAIYAYNNVRKHLNGFYHKAELIPGPQGHFLLGSIREIVGTDGGIYNWLVQARKKYGPVLKFWALDSLHVMLADPKDVELILKSQKTLTKSYGYNFMRPLMGEGLVTSAGEHWREHRKIITPTFHFNILEKFVETFNENAEILIKRLTDVQKDNPTQDIHTFLTLCALDIICETAMGTKINAQQSGGLNDYVQAVNLAAYMVVHRYYNLLHRFRFISKFTPLGKQYEGCLQLLLNRTDEIIRTRKAELKREKENKSVEVKKSEEDVGRKRRMAFLDLLLQTTHTNGSPLSDTEIRDEVNTFMVAGHETTSIGTSTCLYLLSINPEVQEKVVEELNDIFGNDTRAPSYEDLQKLSYLERTIKESQRLMPSIAEFQRYIKEDFPINNYVIPGGSTIGVMVYAMHIDPEIFPDPMKFDPDRFLPENSRNRHPFAYIPFSGGYRNCIGQKFAMLEMKAVISSVLRNFKIEAAIDEKTGKVFKPIIEERVTTGSKNGIYPQR from the exons ATGATACTCATAatacttgaaatattaattctaTTAGCTTCGGCAATAATTGCAATTTATGCGTACAATAATGTACGAAAACATTTGAATGGATTTTATCATAAAGCCGAATTAATACCAGGACCGCAAGGACATTTTTTACTCGGGAGTATTCGAGAAATTGTTGGAACTGATGgag GTATTTACAATTGGTTAGTTCAAGCACGGAAAAAATATGGTcctgtattaaaattttgggCTTTAGATTCATTACATGTTATGTTGGCTGATCCTAAAGATGTGGAA ttaattttaaaaagtcaaaagACTTTAACTAAATCATATGGTTATAATTTCATGAGACCTTTAATGGGTGAAGGTTTAGTAACAAGTGCTGGAGAACATTGGCGTGaacatagaaaaattattacaccaacatttcattttaatatattagaaaaatttgtggaaacatttaatgaaaatgctgaaatattaattaaacgtTTAACAGATGTACAAAAAGATAATCCTACGCAAGATATCCATACTTTTTTGACTCTTTGTGCCCTAGACATTATTTGTG aaactGCTATGGGTACAAAGATTAATGCTCAACAATCTGGAGGTTTAAATGATTATGTACAAGCGGTTAACTT agctGCATACATGGTTGTCCATCGGTATTATAATCTATTACACCGATTTcgatttatttcgaaatttacaCCATTGGGTAAACAATACGAAGGATGTTTACAATTATTGTTGAATAGGACAGACGaa ataattcgtACGCGTAAGGCAGAACTTAAGcgtgaaaaagaaaataagtcAGTGGAAGTTAAAAAGAGTGAAgaag aTGTTGGTCGTAAACGACGAATGGCATTTTTGGACTTATTGTTACAAACCACACATACTAATGGATCACCATTATCCGATACAGAAATTCGGGATGAAGTCAACACTTTTATGGTTGCT ggTCATGAAACTACCTCAATTGGAACAAGTACCTGCTTATATTTGCTTTCCATAAATCCAGAGGTTCAA GAAAAAGTTGTGGAagaattaaatgatatttttggaaATGATACACGAGCGCCCTCTTATGaagatttacaaaaactttcatATTTAGAACGTACAATTAAAGAATCGCAACGATTAATGCCAAGTATTGCTGAATTTCAACGATATATTAAAGAAGATTTCCCAATAA ATAATTATGTTATTCCCGGGGGAAGTACTATTGGTGTTATGGTATATGCTATGCATATTGATCCAGAAATATTCCCAGATCCAATGAAATTTGATCCTGATCGATTTTTACCAGAAAATTCAAGAAATCGTCATCCATTTGCGTATATTCCATTTAGTGGTGGTTATAGAAATTGTATTG GACAAAAATTCGCAATGTTGGAAATGAAAGCTGTGATATCATCTGTTTTAcgaaactttaaaattgaagCGGCTATAGATGAGAAAACTGGAAAAGTTTTTAAGCCAATTATCGAGGAACGTGTTACCACAGGATCAAAGAATggaatttat